In Juglans microcarpa x Juglans regia isolate MS1-56 chromosome 8D, Jm3101_v1.0, whole genome shotgun sequence, the following are encoded in one genomic region:
- the LOC121243129 gene encoding uncharacterized protein LOC121243129, whose translation MEQEDVQYLGSLGVCREAFKIIYSWKKIFSQISLALVLPLSFIFLAQMEVSELLISEEITLSLCLFKVAYLIFSLIFYLLSTSAVVYTVACIYTTGREVSFKKVMSVVPKVWKRLMLTFLCTFLSYFAYNIVAALILFVSSIFLILINTKFYVLLVFYVAGFVYLSIVWQLANVVTVLEDTCGFHALRKSRALLKGKMWVATFIFVLLGLCHFAIQISFQMLFVSSGSLMGVASRFTYGIICLVLLFMLLLFGLVLLTVIYFVCKSYHQENIDKSALSDHLASYYNGGYVPLKAKDRCSA comes from the coding sequence ATGGAGCAAGAAGACGTGCAATATCTTGGCTCCCTTGGTGTCTGCAGAGAAGCCTTCAAGATAATCTATTCATGGAAGAAAATCTTCAGCCAGATCAGCTTGGCCTTAGTCCTCcctctatctttcatttttttggctCAAATGGAAGTCTCCGAGCTCCTTATATCCGAAGAGATCACTTTAAGTTTATGCCTCTTCAAAGTGGCCTACCTCATCTTCTCCCTCATCTTCTACCTCCTCTCCACCTCCGCCGTGGTTTACACTGTCGCTTGTATCTACACTACTGGCCGTGAAGTATCGTTCAAGAAGGTCATGAGCGTTGTCCCTAAGGTTTGGAAACGGCTTATGCTCACCTTCCTATGTACTTTCCTTTCCTACTTCGCATACAACATAGTTGCTGCTTTGATCTTGTTTGTATCCTCAATTTTCCTCATTCTAATCAATACCAAGTTTTATGTTCTTTTGGTCTTTTACGTGGCGGGTTTTGTATATTTGTCCATAGTTTGGCAATTAGCCAATGTTGTGACCGTGTTGGAAGACACATGTGGGTTTCATGCCCTGAGAAAGAGCAGGGCACTGCTAAAGGGCAAGATGTGGGTGGCCACCTTCATATTTGTACTGCTTGGTCTTTGTCATTTTGccatacaaatatcatttcagATGCTTTTTGTGAGTAGTGGATCATTAATGGGCGTGGCAAGTAGGTTTACCTACGGGATTATCTGTTTGGTCTTGCTTTTCATGTTGCTCCTGTTCGGGCTTGTCCTTCTGACAGTGATCTACTTCGTCTGCAAATCCTACCACCAGGAAAACATCGACAAGTCGGCCCTCTCAGATCACCTTGCAAGCTATTATAATGGAGGGTATGTTCCTTTGAAGGCCAAGGATCGATGTTCAGCTTGA
- the LOC121243131 gene encoding uncharacterized protein LOC121243131, with protein sequence MDMEQEDMQYLGFFGVCREAYNIIYSWRKVFSHITLALVLPLSFILLAHMEVSEVLSSKIIHNEIVLGETKTGTFRYQRLSDILRSELITLWLVKAAYLIFSLIFSLLTTSAVVYTIACIYTGREVTFKKVMSVVPKVWKRLMLTFLCTFLAYFAYNIVAALILFVSITFIILINIKFLSLVYVPLVLYMAGLVYLSIVWQLANVVTVLEDTWGFHALRKSRALLKGKMWVATFIVLLLGLCQFGIQISFQMLVVHCGSLGAASRFAYGIICLVLLFMLLLLGFVLRTVIYFVCKSYHHENIDKSALSDHLAGYYIGEYVPLKSKDVQLEHLYV encoded by the coding sequence ATGGATATGGAGCAAGAAGACATGCAATATCTTGGCTTCTTTGGTGTCTGTAGAGAAGCCTACAATATCATCTATTCATGGAGGAAAGTCTTCAGCCATATCACCCTGGCCTTAGTCCTCCCTTTATCTTTCATATTATTGGCTCACATGGAAGTCTCCGAGGTCCTCTCCTCAAAGATCATCCACAACGAGATAGTTTTGGGTGAAACCAAAACGGGAACTTTTAGATACCAAAGGCTCTCAGACATCCTCAGATCTGAATTAATCACTTTGTGGCTCGTCAAAGCTGCCTACCTCATCTTCTCCCTTATCTTCTCCCTTCTCACCACCTCCGCCGTGGTTTACACCATCGCTTGCATCTACACCGGCCGTGAAGTAACGTTCAAGAAGGTCATGAGCGTTGTCCCTAAGGTTTGGAAGCGGCTTATGCTCACCTTCTTATGTACTTTCCTTGCTTACTTCGCATACAACATAGTTGCTGCTTTGATCTTGTTTGTATCCATAACTTTCATCATTTTAATCAACATCAAGTTTTTATCTCTGGTTTATGTTCCTTTGGTGCTTTACATGGCGGGTTTGGTATACTTGTCCATAGTTTGGCAATTAGCCAACGTTGTGACCGTGTTGGAAGACACATGGGGTTTTCATGCCCTGAGAAAGAGCAGGGCACTGCTAAAGGGCAAGATGTGGGTGGCCACCTTCATAGTATTGCTACTCGGCCTCTGTCAGTTTGGcatacaaatatcatttcagATGCTTGTTGTGCATTGTGGATCATTGGGCGCAGCAAGCAGGTTTGCCTATGGGATTATCTGTTTGGTGTTACTTTTCATGTTGCTCCTGCTCGGGTTTGTCCTCCGGACGGTGATCTACTTCGTCTGCAAATCCTACCACCATGAAAACATCGACAAGTCGGCTCTCTCAGATCACCTTGCTGGCTATTATATTGGAGAATATGTTCCTTTGAAGTCCAAGGATGTTCAGCTTGAACATCTCTACGTTTGA
- the LOC121243170 gene encoding ras-related protein RABC1-like gives MMDTASSSSPAEFEYLFKLLMIGDSGVGKSTLLLSFTSNTFEDLSPTIGVDFKVKHITRGGKKLKLAIWDTAGQERFRTLTSSYYRGAQGIIMVYDVTRRETFTNLSDIWAKEIDLYSTNQDCIKMLVGNKVDKEGERVVSKKEGIDFAREYGCLFLECSAKTRVNVEQCFEELVLKILETPSLLAEGSAGVKRNIFKQKPPPSGAAASSCCSW, from the exons atgatgGATACGGCGTCGTCTTCGAGTCCGGCGGAGTTCGAATAtcttttcaagttgttgatgatCGGGGATTCCGGGGTTGGGAAGAGCACGCTCCTCTTGAGCTTCACTTCCAATACTTTCGAGGATCTCTCTCCTACCATTG gTGTGGACTTTAAGGTGAAACATATTACTAGGGGAGGAAAGAAGTTGAAGCTGGCGATTTGGGACACAG CTGGACAAGAAAGGTTTAGAACTCTAACTAGCTCATATTACAGAGGAGCTCAAGGAATAATAATGG TGTATGATGTGACAAGACGAGAAACTTTTACAAATCTGTCTGATATATGGGCTAAGGAAATTGACTTGTACTCAACCAATCAAGATTGCATCAAGATGCTTGTTGGCAACAAAGTTGATAAG GAAGGTGAAAGGGTTGTCAGCAAAAAAGAGGGTATTGACTTCGCTAGAGAATATGGATGCCTTTTCTTGGAATGCAGTGCTAAAACTCGAGTCAATGTGGAGCAATGCTTTGAGGAGCTTGTATTAAAG ATTTTGGAGACACCCAGTCTCTTGGCCGAGGGCTCAGCTGGGGTAAAAAGGAACATCTTCAAACAGAAACCTCCACCATCTGGTGCTGCCGCTAGTAGCTGTTGCTCTTGGTGA